From the genome of Prunus persica cultivar Lovell chromosome G8, Prunus_persica_NCBIv2, whole genome shotgun sequence:
GGGCCAGTGAGTTATAAACAGCTTTAGCAACAGTTGTCTTTCCTATTCCACCATTCCCCCATATTCCTACCATGCGAACATCATTTCTGTCAACGTCTAAAACTTTACGAATATCTAGTACACGAGCCTCTATTCCAACTTGGTATTTTGCCACATTGATATGGGTATCCTTTAATACTTGTAAGGAAATCTCGTTGACAATGTTCTGAATAAATTCAGTTTCAGGGCTGCCAATTTTAAGCACAaacaacatttaaataaaatgggatttttctatatatgttttaaaGAAGTGCTCGACTCGATACTAGTGTAAATTATGTCGTGAATTTTAGATGATGGAGTTACTACATCATGATATTTGATATGTCTAGACACTTCTTCTTATTAAAATCTCGGTTTATTAGTTAAAAGTTGGACTCAACATCCATAACTGTCTTACATTTATCAAGAAGaataattaaatgagggtTTTATAATCAACATAAGGAAGAGCTGTTTGGTAGGTATCTAAgactaataaattaattaagtattTTGTTCTTGGAAATTATGTAATTTATGGACaacattttatatatgtttgttgcATGTTATCATATACCATAGgcttaattttttcaaatcctCTAGGTGTGGGATTGccctggagagagagagagagagagagagagagagagagagagagagagagagagagagagagagagagagagagagagagagagagagagagagaggtggtgGATGGGATAGAGGAAGGTGGAGGGAGGGTCATAAGAGAGGCGTGAGTGCGGCTGTTTATGGCAGGGATGGGTTGATTTGagaacttattatttttttcacaatatTAAACCCAAATAAATAAGTTAGGGAAAGTACATCAAAcatggttttcttcttctgtcttACACTCCCCTTCTATTTTCTTACTCTATCGTTTAATCGCTCTTCTCGATTTCTCCTTACTAAACAATTGTTTATCAAACATGTTACTATTGTAATAGATTTTGATGTTGtcttttgtctatttttgctCATTTTGCTTCAAGATCTTGAATTTGTCGTTTGGTGGTTGACAAATGAAGTGCAGAAAATATATCTAATCTGTAGTTTCTATTCATTTTCAGTACTTTTGATTGCATATCTTGAATTTATATTGTTTGATGGCTGAGAACATGagggaaaaacaaacaattagAAAATTCATGAACAAGCTATGATGTTAGGGAAAGCTTGTGATGGAATGGACACTACGATAACAATAGAAGAGATTGGTTTTCGTAACAGAGTGATTTTATTAGAAAGGAGAGATGTACACTGCTTGCTTGGTGTAGAACTATGAGGCTATTAATAATGTAGCTATTGGTTGGCTAATTGGCCTTTCAGTGATGTAACTATTTGCTACTTAGTGGGTTTGTAAGATTGCAGGATTTCatccaacacaaaaaataaaggactGCAGGATTCCACTGGCATATTACACAAAGCCTTGTAATCTCCTCTGTTTCTATTAGATTGTGTGAGGCTTAGATATAAGAATAGTGTTTGGCTTTCTAGTAGATTTCTTAGTTACAATTCACATTACAACACTTCAATCCTATTTATTGGCAATGTTTTCCGGCAAGTTTGCCGACTTGACCAACCACCATGTCTACTACTTGGCTTTATCAAATATTATCAGCCACATAAGCTGCAGCTTGCTCTAGACTGGAGCATTCTACAAAACTCCTTATATGTTTGTGGCTATTTGTTTAGCCGGCAAAGTTCACCGACTTGGTCATTTAGTCCAGTAGCTACCCTCTTCTAGATTCTACTACAATTATCTTAGATATCTGATAGCTATTGTAGCACTTTGGGATTCTAAATTATTACTCTAGAGATTTCTACCAAATGTCCATCACATTTTAACAGTTAAAATAACAGATTCTGCAACCCTGGgagaaataaattgaaattaaggCAGAGCCTCCTGATCCTAAATGTATATTAAAGATAGAAATATACCGcattcagaaaagaaaaaaaacatacccCTCCAAGTAATGCGACCCAGACAAATTTGCAGCTTCTGTAAGGGTTTCCTTCCATCTCAGCACCTTCTTCATATTGTCCTCGAATTTACTTTCATCATGGTTAGTAAGTCTCTGTTCTTTGAATTTGCGTTCATGGTTATTCAGTGCCTCGCCATAACTACCTCTTTGGTTCCTTACATCTGAGGGATCCACTTTGTAGAAAACTGGCCAAACCATCTGTTGCTTTGATTTTCTACACTGAATGATATGAACAAGTTCATCCAAGCACCACTTCGAGGATGCATAGTTTTCAGAGAATACGATGATGGAACACCTCGATCCTTCAATTGCATCAAGAAGTGCTTGTgatatttcttctcctcttgGGAGCTCATCATCTATGAAGGTTCTGATGCCCCTCTGGACCAAATTTTTGTGTAGATGGTCTGTGAAATTGTAGCGTGTGTCCTCACCTCTAAAGCTGAGAAACACATCGTGTGTCCATGAATTggtgaaagaagaagaagaagaaggggaaggAGCTCCTAATAATTGAGTGGTGCTTAGATCCATATTGTTGAAAATTGAACAGGCTGAAAGGGTTGGAAATTATGGTGATTTATTGTCCAAGAGTTTCTGGTTGGCAATGTCAGTGGAGAGAAGAAACATGCGAGTGAAAAATCTTGGTCTTTCTGGGCCCCAAGAGCTCCTACCCCTGCTGGGTCTCTCTAGACCCGAGGGACAGTTTAACCAAAAATAAACGTAGTAATAATAACACACTGGTAACAGCACTCTCACCCAATTGTCATGACAAATAGCAAGGGCTGTTACTATTTATGCAAAATTGGTCAAAGAAAGTATTCGGTACTCTGTCATTAAGACAATTTACGCCCCACTACATTGCTCATGGTTGCGTTTGTCTCCTAAAATACAACCACCACTTACAATTGtaacttttttcattttacatTTCAAACTTCAAATCCAGTCGGCAATTAGACCAGTATTAACTAGTACATGCAGTtacataaaaatttgaatgcaAACCCTTTGTGTCTAGAAACAATTCTGCACTAAAAATAGTTTTCAGTTCAACATTGGTCGTGTgtgtttattttcttgtctCACCACAACAACTTCCAAAACCACAGCAAAGCTAGCTGCAGTCATTTTGTCACAAAATTGTTCGTTTGTTAAAAATAGTTTATGGTTTAATGGTTTGTTCTGTTAAGGGAAAGCTTGGTTGCAATAATTAAACTTttggtttatatataattCCTTTAAATCCAAATGTAAGAACCATTAATTCATCCGCTAATAGCTTgcaaaaattgattaaaatggaaaaacaaaaaacaaatacacaTCAAATTAATAGTACAGTTATATATATGCAAGATTAGACTAATATTTTAAACATGTTTACAAGGTGTTCACCAAGGCACAAAACGGTCCATAAGCAAACAGACTGTGGCCTCTGAAAGCGTAGAGGAATCCAAGTCCCTCTGAATCTGAGCCATTCTGCTGCTCTCTTTTCTTGCTTCTTTCAACACTTGTTCTTCTTCAACCTCATCATCACCCTCTCCTTGTTTGCCCTTTGATGAAAACACCATTCGCTTCTTAGCTCCTACCTTGTCTTTCAGCTTTGCAAACTCGCTCATCCAAACCTCCACCACTGCAGACATAATTGAACTActtgaaaacttgaaattatTGCTTGGTCTTGACTCTTGAGTTTGATCAAGGATGATGAGGAGAGCTGGCTATTATGCTTGTTGGGTTATATagaagacagagagagagagagaaagaaagagggcCTTGCCCTTCATGTGGTTTGGATTGGATGAAAAATAAGTGTGTCACAGCCGTTGGATATAGGTTCGCACACAGGATTTAGTTTTAGGAATATtcgttggagagagagagagagagagagagcagaagtGGGGTATGAGTTTTGTGGAGTGAATGAAAAGCTTCTCCGTGGGCGTGTGTCCTCACCTCTAAAACTGAGAAACACATCGTGGGTCCATGAATTggtgaaagaagaagaagaagaaggggaaggAGCTCCTAATAATTGAGTGGTGTCTAGATCCATATTGTTGAAAATTGAACAGGCTGAAAGGGTTGGAAATTATAGTGATTTATTGTCCAAGAGTCTCTGGTTGGCAATGTCAGTGGGCAGAAGAATCATGTGAGTGAAAAGtcttcgtctatgtgggccccAAGAGCCCCTACCTCTGCTGGGTCTCTCCAATCtaggagaaattatagagtAGTACCGTATCACCACGTCAGCTGGTGATACTTCCACTCAAAATATGCCAtgtgtaattttttaaaattaattattcttCATTACAGCTGGACTTTATTTTTATCCGCtgaaataaattagaaaaataaaaaacttaaaaaaaaaaagagagaatatCCCAGCAACCCAACCCTTACCCCCACGCCACCCCTCTGTCGTCGTCTTCCGACTGCCATCAACAGTCATTAGTAAGAGAGCCAAATCCCCACAGCCTAATAAATTTTTGCAACAAGGAAACTTCATCAT
Proteins encoded in this window:
- the LOC18768997 gene encoding uncharacterized protein LOC18768997; its protein translation is MSAVVEVWMSEFAKLKDKVGAKKRMVFSSKGKQGEGDDEVEEEQVLKEARKESSRMAQIQRDLDSSTLSEATVCLLMDRFVPW